GGGAGACCGTGCTTTTCGGGCTCCTGATTGTGCACATGGTAGCGGCGACCTATCTCTTCGCCTGGCAGCCTGCGGTGTCACAGGGTCTCTGGGATACCTACGTACGCATCCTCATCCTCGCAATCGTCGCGCTGATCCTGATTGACGGCAAGATCAAGACCTCGACCCTGCTTGCGGTCACTGCACTCTCCATCGGGTACTACGGAATCAAGGGCGGATTCTTCACCGTACGGACGGGTTTTGGCGGCATGGTGCTAGGCCCCTCTGGTAGCTTTATTAGCGGGAACACCGACATCGGGCTAGCCCTGGTCATGACGTGGCCGCTGATGCTGGTCCTGGCGCGGGAGGTCTATCGCGGCGACTTCGTGGTGCCCATCGGCCAGGCCCTGCTCGACCGCTGGCACCGGTGGATTGGGCGTGCCCTCTACGGGGGGTTCTGGCTGCACGGGATCGCCATCATCGGCACCTTCTCCCGCGGCGCTTGGGTGGGGATGGCGGTTGTGGGGCTGCTGATCTTCCTGCGCCTGCGCTACAAGGGCGTCCTCGTAGGGCTCGCGGTGCTGGCGATCGGCGTCGTCGGCGTCACCGTCCCGGACCGCATCCAGCATGAGTGGGAGACGTTAGTCCACTGGGAGGAGGACGCCTCCGCCGGGGGCCGCCTAGATGCTTGGGAAGTCTCCTGGAACATCGCCATGGATGCTCCGCTGACCGGCTCCGGCTTTGGAACCATGCGACTGCCCCACGATTTGTGGAATAGCTACCGGGATGGCCCTCCCCGCCCGCGGCTGGCTGAACACAGCATCTACTTTCAGGTCCTGGGGAACCTGGGCTTCCTCGGGCTCTTCCTCTATCTGAGCCTGATCGGTTTCGCCCTGGTGAGTCTGTGGCGTATTTCTCGGCAGGCTCGAAAAGCACCGGAAACCCAATGG
This window of the Halorhodospira halophila genome carries:
- a CDS encoding putative O-glycosylation ligase, exosortase A system-associated, with protein sequence MLPLRDLLFGTMIFGSLPLILYRAWVGVVVWYWVGLMNPHRESWGPLMNAPVALAVAATTLIALLFARERRAPPLTRETVLFGLLIVHMVAATYLFAWQPAVSQGLWDTYVRILILAIVALILIDGKIKTSTLLAVTALSIGYYGIKGGFFTVRTGFGGMVLGPSGSFISGNTDIGLALVMTWPLMLVLAREVYRGDFVVPIGQALLDRWHRWIGRALYGGFWLHGIAIIGTFSRGAWVGMAVVGLLIFLRLRYKGVLVGLAVLAIGVVGVTVPDRIQHEWETLVHWEEDASAGGRLDAWEVSWNIAMDAPLTGSGFGTMRLPHDLWNSYRDGPPRPRLAEHSIYFQVLGNLGFLGLFLYLSLIGFALVSLWRISRQARKAPETQWIGEWSWGVAVGLIGFLVAGAFLSLAYFTLFFCMLALAIVLRREYMEAQPAAQLTAQRAPHAPATAPNRTTPSSPRGARS